A part of Kryptolebias marmoratus isolate JLee-2015 linkage group LG8, ASM164957v2, whole genome shotgun sequence genomic DNA contains:
- the her9 gene encoding hairy-related 9 isoform X1, with product MPADTMEKQTASPIAGAPANGSHTPDKPKNASEHRKSSKPIMEKRRRARINESLLQLKTLILDALKKDSSRHSKLEKADILEMTVKHLRNLQRVQMSAALSADATVMSKYRAGFNECMNEVTRFLSTSEGVSVEVRSRLLSHLSSCMGQMIPVNYPQQAPAQQAHLAQPLHVQLPSSLPISGAPMGSKLSPVEAVSPKVFGGFQLVPATDGQFAFLIPNPAFASATAPVIPLYANAGVPVAVNSSPVHGSAAPTAASPVHGMTSFSGGPQAVSPVGVSAGSESSEPVWRPW from the exons ATGCCAGCTGACACTATGGAAAAGCAGACGGCATCTCCGATTGCCGGAGCTCCTGCTAACGGATCACACACACCGGACAAACCCAAAAATGCCAGCGAGCATAGAAAA TCTTCCAAACCTATTATGGAAAAACGCCGGAGAGCGAGAATAAATGAGAGCCTTCTGCAGCTCAAGACTCTCATCCTGGACGCACTCAAGAAAGAT AGCTCCAGACACTCCAAGCTGGAAAAAGCAGACATCCTGGAGATGACGGTGAAGCACTTGAGAAACTTGCAGCGTGTGCAGATGAGCG CAGCCCTCTCTGCAGACGCCACAGTCATGAGCAAATACAGAGCCGGCTTCAACGAGTGCATGAACGAGGTCACCCGCTTCCTGTCCACCTCCGAGGGGGTGAGCGTGGAGGTGAGATCCAGGCTCCTCAGCCACCTGTCTAGCTGCATGGGCCAGATGATTCCCGTGAACTACCCGCAGCAGGCCCCGGCCCAGCAGGCGCACCTGGCGCAGCCGCTCCACGTGCAGCTGCCGTCCTCTCTGCCCATCAGCGGTGCGCCCATGGGCTCCAAGCTCAGCCCTGTGGAGGCCGTGTCCCCTAAGGTCTTTGGCGGGTTCCAGCTGGTGCCCGCAACGGACGGACAGTTTGCCTTCTTGATCCCCAACCCGGCCTTCGCCTCCGCCACGGCGCCCGTCATCCCCCTGTACGCCAACGCAGGGGTTCCCGTGGCGGTGAACTCCAGTCCGGTGCACGGAAGCGCGGCACCGACTGCAGCATCCCCGGTCCACGGCATGACGTCCTTCTCCGGGGGGCCCCAGGCGGTCAGCCCGGTGGGGGTCAGCGCCGGCTCTGAGAGCAGCGAGCCCGTATGGCGGCCTTGGtag
- the her9 gene encoding hairy-related 9 isoform X2: MPADTMEKQTASPIAGAPANGSHTPDKPKNASEHRKSSKPIMEKRRRARINESLLQLKTLILDALKKDSSRHSKLEKADILEMTVKHLRNLQRVQMSALSADATVMSKYRAGFNECMNEVTRFLSTSEGVSVEVRSRLLSHLSSCMGQMIPVNYPQQAPAQQAHLAQPLHVQLPSSLPISGAPMGSKLSPVEAVSPKVFGGFQLVPATDGQFAFLIPNPAFASATAPVIPLYANAGVPVAVNSSPVHGSAAPTAASPVHGMTSFSGGPQAVSPVGVSAGSESSEPVWRPW, from the exons ATGCCAGCTGACACTATGGAAAAGCAGACGGCATCTCCGATTGCCGGAGCTCCTGCTAACGGATCACACACACCGGACAAACCCAAAAATGCCAGCGAGCATAGAAAA TCTTCCAAACCTATTATGGAAAAACGCCGGAGAGCGAGAATAAATGAGAGCCTTCTGCAGCTCAAGACTCTCATCCTGGACGCACTCAAGAAAGAT AGCTCCAGACACTCCAAGCTGGAAAAAGCAGACATCCTGGAGATGACGGTGAAGCACTTGAGAAACTTGCAGCGTGTGCAGATGAGCG CCCTCTCTGCAGACGCCACAGTCATGAGCAAATACAGAGCCGGCTTCAACGAGTGCATGAACGAGGTCACCCGCTTCCTGTCCACCTCCGAGGGGGTGAGCGTGGAGGTGAGATCCAGGCTCCTCAGCCACCTGTCTAGCTGCATGGGCCAGATGATTCCCGTGAACTACCCGCAGCAGGCCCCGGCCCAGCAGGCGCACCTGGCGCAGCCGCTCCACGTGCAGCTGCCGTCCTCTCTGCCCATCAGCGGTGCGCCCATGGGCTCCAAGCTCAGCCCTGTGGAGGCCGTGTCCCCTAAGGTCTTTGGCGGGTTCCAGCTGGTGCCCGCAACGGACGGACAGTTTGCCTTCTTGATCCCCAACCCGGCCTTCGCCTCCGCCACGGCGCCCGTCATCCCCCTGTACGCCAACGCAGGGGTTCCCGTGGCGGTGAACTCCAGTCCGGTGCACGGAAGCGCGGCACCGACTGCAGCATCCCCGGTCCACGGCATGACGTCCTTCTCCGGGGGGCCCCAGGCGGTCAGCCCGGTGGGGGTCAGCGCCGGCTCTGAGAGCAGCGAGCCCGTATGGCGGCCTTGGtag